A stretch of the Desulforamulus ferrireducens genome encodes the following:
- a CDS encoding alpha/beta-type small acid-soluble spore protein, giving the protein MTSRNSNEPVTRGAASALDQMKYEIASELGISNYQQIDKGALPSRVNGYVGGNMTKKMVAFAEQALMSGNIGQVAQSAPTEQIK; this is encoded by the coding sequence ATGACCAGCCGTAATTCTAACGAACCTGTAACCCGTGGTGCTGCCAGTGCTTTAGATCAAATGAAGTATGAAATCGCCAGTGAACTGGGTATCTCAAACTATCAGCAAATCGACAAAGGTGCTCTACCCAGCCGTGTTAACGGTTATGTTGGCGGTAACATGACTAAGAAAATGGTTGCCTTCGCTGAGCAAGCTCTGATGAGCGGCAATATTGGTCAAGTTGCTCAATCTGCTCCTACCGAACAAATTAAATAA
- a CDS encoding phage holin family protein, with translation MSWLLTLLLNSAALLVADYFIDSIQINGLISALLAALLLGFVNTFIRPILVFLTFPLTVLSLGLFILVLNAITFALVSWLIPGFHVYSFGGAFTGAIVTGITSWILNLIFNNK, from the coding sequence GTGAGTTGGTTACTTACTTTGTTGCTTAACAGTGCGGCTTTATTGGTGGCAGACTATTTTATCGACAGTATTCAAATTAATGGATTAATTTCAGCCTTGCTAGCTGCTCTGCTGTTAGGGTTTGTCAATACCTTTATCCGTCCCATCCTGGTATTTCTTACTTTCCCCCTCACGGTTTTATCTTTGGGACTCTTTATTTTAGTACTTAATGCCATTACCTTTGCTCTAGTCTCCTGGCTAATTCCCGGATTCCATGTTTACAGCTTTGGTGGTGCCTTTACAGGGGCCATTGTCACAGGCATTACAAGTTGGATACTAAATCTAATCTTTAATAACAAATAA
- a CDS encoding cap-binding protein, producing the protein MASLQECLKEWEKSTIIYLHYIQGMSSNEYNSGFADGLEMALKSFREHVKNCPDYESIKEVDSQ; encoded by the coding sequence TTGGCTTCATTACAGGAATGTTTAAAAGAATGGGAGAAAAGCACCATAATTTATTTACATTATATTCAAGGAATGTCTTCCAATGAGTATAACAGTGGTTTTGCCGACGGGCTGGAAATGGCCCTTAAATCCTTTCGGGAACACGTAAAAAATTGCCCAGATTATGAGAGTATTAAGGAGGTTGACAGCCAATGA
- the typA gene encoding translational GTPase TypA, whose translation MTAINELRNIAIIAHVDHGKTTLVDGMLKQSGIFRENQVVQERVMDSNELEKERGITILAKNTSVRYQGYKINIVDTPGHSDFGGEVERVLKMVDGVLLLVDASEGPMPQTRFVLRKALELNLVPVVVVNKIDRPDSRINEVLDEIYELFFELGASDEQLDFPVVYAVARAGIATLDPDVPGTDLKPLFETIIKSFPAPQGDPEGPLQMLVNNTEYDNYIGRIAVGRIYQGSIAAGMNVLVSDHQGNLKSHRIGRVYVFEGLERVEVPRASCGEIVVVSGLEDIKIGETITDKDNPAPLPPITVDEPTLEMTFMVNDSPFAGQEGEHVTSRKLKARLYKEMERNVSLRVQDTDSPDAWKVAGRGELHLSILIETMRREGYELQVSKPEVIYKRGDNGELLEPMEMLLVDIPEDKMGPVMEMLGNRKGEMLNMGPNGPGQLRLEFKVPARGLIGFRSQLLSETRGLAIMNHTFLGYEPFKGEIKRRYQGVLIAFESGEATFYGLNSVQDRGTLFVTPGTKVYEGMVVGEHVREQDIEVNICKKKQLTNHRASTAEATVKLEEPRVMSLEEALEYLNDDELLEVTPRSLRIRKKYLDKNERARAKKYAAQASVV comes from the coding sequence ATGACAGCCATTAATGAACTGCGTAATATTGCCATTATTGCCCACGTAGACCACGGTAAAACCACCCTGGTGGATGGGATGTTAAAACAAAGTGGTATCTTTAGGGAAAATCAAGTGGTCCAGGAAAGGGTAATGGACTCAAATGAATTGGAAAAGGAACGGGGTATTACCATTTTGGCCAAAAATACCTCTGTCCGTTACCAGGGCTATAAAATTAACATTGTAGATACACCCGGACACTCAGACTTTGGTGGTGAAGTGGAACGGGTTTTGAAAATGGTTGACGGTGTACTATTGCTGGTAGATGCCTCGGAAGGTCCGATGCCACAGACCCGCTTTGTTTTGCGTAAGGCGCTGGAATTAAATTTAGTGCCGGTGGTAGTGGTAAATAAGATTGACCGACCGGATTCCCGTATTAATGAAGTGCTTGATGAAATATATGAGCTGTTCTTTGAGCTGGGTGCCAGTGATGAACAACTGGACTTTCCGGTGGTGTATGCCGTGGCCCGGGCTGGTATTGCAACCCTGGATCCGGATGTTCCCGGTACTGATCTAAAACCCCTGTTTGAAACCATTATTAAAAGCTTCCCGGCGCCCCAGGGTGATCCCGAGGGACCGCTGCAAATGCTGGTGAATAATACCGAATACGATAATTATATTGGCCGTATTGCTGTGGGCAGAATTTACCAGGGTAGTATTGCCGCTGGCATGAATGTGCTGGTCTCCGACCACCAAGGCAATTTAAAGAGCCACCGTATCGGCAGAGTTTATGTTTTTGAAGGGCTGGAAAGGGTGGAAGTGCCCCGGGCATCCTGTGGGGAAATTGTCGTGGTTTCCGGTTTGGAAGATATTAAAATTGGCGAAACCATTACAGATAAGGATAACCCTGCTCCCTTACCACCCATTACCGTGGATGAACCTACCCTGGAAATGACCTTTATGGTCAATGACAGTCCCTTTGCCGGTCAAGAAGGGGAGCATGTTACCTCCCGTAAATTGAAAGCCCGGCTGTATAAGGAAATGGAAAGGAATGTGAGCTTGCGAGTGCAAGACACCGACTCGCCGGACGCCTGGAAGGTAGCAGGACGGGGAGAATTGCACCTGTCTATTCTCATAGAAACCATGCGTCGGGAAGGTTACGAACTGCAGGTATCCAAGCCAGAGGTGATTTACAAGCGGGGAGACAACGGGGAACTGTTGGAACCAATGGAAATGTTGTTGGTGGATATACCCGAAGATAAAATGGGACCGGTTATGGAGATGCTGGGTAACCGTAAGGGTGAAATGCTTAATATGGGTCCCAACGGGCCGGGACAGTTACGCCTGGAGTTTAAGGTGCCTGCCCGGGGACTTATTGGTTTTCGCTCCCAACTGCTTTCTGAAACCCGCGGCTTGGCTATCATGAATCATACCTTCCTGGGTTATGAACCCTTTAAAGGTGAGATTAAGCGTCGCTACCAGGGTGTACTCATAGCCTTTGAATCTGGCGAAGCCACCTTTTATGGACTTAATTCGGTGCAGGATCGGGGGACACTTTTTGTCACACCTGGCACCAAGGTTTACGAAGGTATGGTGGTAGGGGAGCACGTGCGGGAACAAGATATTGAAGTGAACATCTGCAAAAAGAAACAGCTTACCAACCACCGTGCCAGCACCGCCGAGGCCACAGTAAAGCTGGAGGAACCCCGGGTGATGAGCTTGGAAGAAGCTCTGGAGTATCTTAATGATGATGAACTATTAGAGGTAACCCCTCGGAGCTTACGCATAAGGAAAAAATACCTGGACAAAAATGAAAGAGCAAGGGCCAAAAAGTACGCAGCCCAAGCATCTGTAGTGTAA
- the fni gene encoding type 2 isopentenyl-diphosphate Delta-isomerase, which produces MRSNRKLEHIEFSLRQKDRQGANGFNDITLIHNSLPELNWQEVDLTCKFLGQTLKAPLLINAMTGGHPQLEEINYHLARAAAVSGVAIAVGSQRAALEDAAARRSFTVVREAYPQGVVLANLGADCTLEEAKEAVAMIRANALQLHLNAPQELAMAEGDRDFRGILENIASLVKQLEVPVVVKEVGFGMSRESVKRLMAAGVSYIDIGGAGGTDFMAIEQSRSGKSMAWNWGIPTATSLLEGLSVGGENLIASGGIEHALDCIKALSLGCCLVGMARPLLRVLVNGSPQQLTSSLAALIDDMRRIMLMLGASDLQQLKKVPVVISGATFHWVNQRGISVEHYARR; this is translated from the coding sequence ATGCGCAGTAACCGAAAACTGGAACACATAGAATTTTCCCTTCGCCAAAAAGACCGTCAGGGAGCCAACGGCTTTAACGATATAACACTGATACATAATTCTTTACCTGAATTAAATTGGCAGGAGGTTGATTTAACCTGTAAATTTTTGGGACAAACCCTTAAGGCACCATTATTAATCAATGCCATGACCGGTGGGCATCCTCAATTAGAGGAAATTAATTACCACTTAGCCAGGGCAGCGGCAGTTTCCGGGGTGGCCATAGCGGTTGGCTCCCAGCGGGCAGCTTTGGAAGATGCAGCAGCCCGTCGGAGTTTTACCGTTGTTAGGGAAGCTTATCCTCAGGGAGTGGTACTGGCAAACCTGGGGGCGGATTGTACTCTGGAGGAGGCCAAGGAAGCCGTTGCCATGATCCGTGCCAATGCACTGCAATTGCATCTTAATGCCCCTCAGGAATTGGCCATGGCCGAGGGTGATCGGGATTTCCGTGGTATCTTAGAAAACATTGCCTCCCTGGTTAAACAGCTGGAGGTTCCTGTGGTGGTTAAAGAAGTGGGCTTTGGTATGTCCCGGGAAAGTGTCAAGCGTTTAATGGCCGCCGGGGTCTCCTATATTGACATCGGTGGTGCCGGAGGTACTGATTTTATGGCCATTGAACAAAGCCGTTCCGGTAAAAGCATGGCCTGGAACTGGGGCATCCCTACGGCCACCAGTTTGTTGGAGGGGCTGAGCGTAGGAGGTGAAAACCTCATTGCTTCCGGGGGTATAGAACATGCCCTGGACTGCATTAAAGCCCTTTCTTTAGGCTGTTGTCTGGTGGGGATGGCGCGACCTTTATTAAGGGTACTGGTTAATGGTTCCCCGCAGCAGCTCACCTCTTCCTTGGCAGCACTGATTGATGATATGCGCCGTATTATGTTAATGCTGGGAGCCAGTGACCTGCAACAACTGAAAAAAGTACCTGTGGTTATCAGTGGAGCAACCTTTCACTGGGTAAATCAGCGGGGTATTTCCGTGGAGCATTATGCCAGACGGTAA
- a CDS encoding coiled-coil domain-containing protein yields the protein MMSVYRYGVGIIVLMIFLQCFFPAAASENVLETHEKLKQREQEIVAELIQTELLLDRTNREYHQVLTTLNQTRAQLPAMQEKLALSQEQLNTSRQKLSLWLRHFYMEGQTGYLYILLGAVDLRDFINRVALVGILVSQGIKNYYDTMAAFDEVKQRTTELGKLEQTLVDQQKFLANKKEQIAQLQQSKQNLLTRTRQELGESQGRVLLVVERLHSVLLPMDTLLARFEHAPWEEYRPDQIHWLGSKVKVVYKDSTLTRLLFSGVEQRYAARASFAKQQLVIQGQGEDNIPFTIAGQLQVSGENVRYNIQSIKIGEYTLDADLVRMVGGDDGIVYPLGKIMGWRLQHIQIDEGKATLELVPT from the coding sequence ATGATGTCTGTATACAGGTATGGTGTAGGAATAATCGTATTAATGATATTCTTGCAATGCTTTTTTCCTGCGGCTGCCAGTGAGAATGTATTGGAGACCCATGAAAAACTTAAACAAAGAGAGCAGGAAATTGTTGCCGAACTAATTCAGACAGAATTACTCCTGGACCGGACCAATAGGGAGTACCACCAGGTATTAACCACCCTCAACCAAACCAGGGCTCAACTGCCGGCTATGCAGGAAAAGTTGGCGCTTTCCCAAGAGCAGCTTAACACTTCCCGGCAAAAATTAAGCCTTTGGCTAAGGCACTTTTATATGGAAGGGCAGACAGGTTATTTATATATCCTGCTAGGGGCTGTTGACCTGAGGGACTTTATCAACCGCGTAGCCCTGGTGGGAATTCTCGTCTCCCAGGGAATTAAGAACTATTATGATACGATGGCGGCCTTCGATGAGGTAAAACAAAGGACCACCGAACTGGGGAAGTTGGAACAAACATTAGTTGACCAGCAAAAATTCCTGGCCAATAAAAAGGAGCAAATCGCCCAACTACAACAAAGTAAGCAAAATCTTTTAACCAGAACCCGTCAAGAACTGGGTGAAAGCCAGGGGCGGGTATTACTGGTAGTAGAAAGGTTACATAGCGTCCTCCTGCCCATGGATACTTTATTGGCAAGATTTGAACATGCTCCCTGGGAAGAGTACCGTCCGGATCAAATCCATTGGTTGGGCAGCAAAGTAAAGGTGGTCTATAAGGATAGCACCCTCACCAGACTGCTTTTTAGCGGTGTAGAGCAGCGCTACGCTGCCCGAGCTAGTTTTGCCAAACAGCAGTTAGTTATTCAGGGTCAGGGTGAGGATAATATTCCCTTTACCATTGCCGGGCAACTTCAGGTCAGCGGGGAAAATGTTCGGTACAATATACAATCCATCAAAATTGGTGAATATACCTTGGATGCCGACCTGGTTCGTATGGTGGGCGGAGACGATGGTATAGTCTACCCCCTGGGCAAAATAATGGGCTGGCGCCTGCAACATATTCAGATAGATGAGGGTAAAGCTACTCTGGAGCTTGTCCCAACATAA
- a CDS encoding ABC transporter substrate-binding protein yields the protein MRSKLYQIIFLFLFLCCFSVVINFQRDNHALPTSVPVPDKIDLTYALAEPIQTLDPARASNLAEAKVISNIFEGLVRYKPNSTEIEPCLATTWEVDQGGKVWTFHLRQDVKFHDQTPFNAAAVKFSVERQLPPQKKDSMLYGSFTFGMVEAVEVIDDYTVRFVLRSPYAPFIRNLAMPWAAPIISPNSVAKYGDEVGQHPVGTGPFQLAKWDKEGVVLVAFKDYWGNQASFNSLAFSHLSPEQRRTKLQDGTITLCDMDGLKTKDTPDIKLLKQPTASLGYLGLYNNKSPFNNSRVRRAVCIAVNREEISRKLFGSPSLAANSILPPGFLGYNQNLKPYTGGAAKAKAMLKECGYPEGIDITLITYRSSRPYNPLGGEELAELIKEQLAPAGIRVKVKTYPWHEFKTALRNQEGDAFLFGWVGDNLDPDNFLYTLLAADEVTNLTFYKNSEVNRLISAAQKEVDEKIRLRLYYHAQQIMLQDTPMVFLNYAQTNIACRQELTGVEFNLYGIPLLTKAHFKS from the coding sequence ATGCGCAGTAAGCTTTACCAAATTATTTTTCTTTTCTTGTTCCTATGCTGCTTTTCTGTTGTCATAAACTTTCAACGAGATAATCATGCTCTTCCTACCAGTGTTCCTGTGCCAGATAAAATCGACCTCACCTATGCTTTGGCTGAACCTATCCAAACCCTGGACCCAGCCAGAGCGAGCAATTTAGCCGAAGCTAAGGTTATCAGTAATATATTTGAAGGTTTGGTTCGTTATAAGCCAAATTCCACCGAGATCGAACCTTGCCTGGCCACAACCTGGGAGGTAGACCAAGGGGGCAAGGTTTGGACCTTCCACCTACGGCAGGACGTTAAATTCCATGATCAAACCCCCTTTAATGCGGCAGCCGTAAAATTTTCCGTAGAAAGACAATTACCACCGCAAAAAAAGGATAGTATGCTCTATGGCAGCTTTACCTTTGGCATGGTAGAAGCTGTGGAAGTCATTGATGATTACACTGTCAGGTTTGTCCTTCGCTCCCCCTATGCCCCCTTTATTAGGAACTTAGCCATGCCCTGGGCGGCCCCCATCATCAGCCCTAATTCTGTAGCCAAATATGGAGATGAAGTTGGTCAGCATCCGGTGGGTACCGGTCCCTTTCAATTGGCCAAGTGGGACAAGGAAGGAGTTGTACTGGTTGCCTTTAAGGATTACTGGGGTAATCAGGCATCATTCAATTCCTTAGCCTTCTCCCACCTATCGCCGGAACAGCGAAGGACTAAACTGCAAGACGGCACTATTACCCTTTGCGACATGGATGGTCTGAAAACTAAAGATACTCCCGACATAAAACTATTAAAACAACCCACCGCCTCCCTGGGTTACCTGGGATTATATAACAATAAGTCTCCCTTTAATAATTCCCGGGTCAGGCGTGCGGTGTGTATAGCCGTAAACAGGGAAGAAATATCCCGTAAATTATTTGGCAGTCCTTCCCTGGCCGCTAACAGTATTTTACCCCCGGGCTTTCTGGGTTACAACCAAAACCTGAAGCCTTACACAGGCGGTGCGGCCAAAGCCAAGGCTATGTTAAAGGAATGCGGCTACCCGGAGGGCATTGATATCACCTTAATCACTTATCGCAGTTCCCGTCCTTATAATCCCCTGGGGGGTGAGGAACTGGCTGAGCTTATTAAAGAGCAATTAGCTCCGGCAGGGATTAGGGTTAAGGTAAAAACCTACCCCTGGCACGAATTTAAAACAGCTTTGCGGAACCAGGAGGGGGATGCCTTTTTATTTGGTTGGGTAGGGGATAATTTGGATCCGGATAATTTTCTTTATACCCTGCTGGCTGCCGACGAAGTAACCAATCTAACTTTCTATAAGAATAGTGAAGTAAACCGTCTAATCAGTGCGGCGCAAAAGGAAGTGGACGAGAAAATTCGTTTGAGACTTTATTATCATGCCCAGCAAATCATGCTACAGGACACTCCCATGGTCTTTCTCAATTACGCCCAGACCAACATTGCCTGCCGTCAGGAGTTAACAGGTGTGGAATTTAATCTTTATGGTATCCCACTGCTAACCAAAGCTCATTTTAAGAGTTAA
- a CDS encoding TIM barrel protein has protein sequence MSIRFGSAGAPEAFYQQGHKSSLEMPAWLANMGLNAYEYQCSRGVKIKEAMARELGERARLHDIALSIHAPYYINLSTEEEEKKQKTKGYILDSLRAARWMGATTVVFHPGGGPGKDRRSTMDRAKALFAEILQEVAAEGLDDILLAPETMGKINQMGSLEEVLELCELAPQVVPCVDFGHLNAVTQGSLTTKESYAEILDKIASALGQDALTHLHIHFSPIEFTKAGEKKHWTLKEAHLYGPPFEPLAELLWERKLEPVIICESAGTQAEDALVFKQMYEAVRGR, from the coding sequence ATGAGTATTCGCTTTGGATCCGCTGGGGCTCCGGAAGCCTTTTACCAGCAGGGGCATAAAAGCTCCCTGGAGATGCCCGCCTGGCTGGCAAACATGGGTTTAAATGCCTACGAGTATCAATGCAGTCGTGGAGTAAAAATAAAAGAAGCAATGGCCAGAGAATTAGGGGAGCGAGCTCGGCTACACGATATTGCCCTATCTATTCACGCACCTTACTATATAAATTTGAGTACTGAGGAAGAGGAGAAAAAGCAAAAAACTAAGGGTTATATTCTGGACTCCCTGCGGGCGGCCCGTTGGATGGGAGCTACCACTGTGGTGTTTCATCCCGGTGGTGGTCCGGGTAAGGATCGTCGCAGCACCATGGACAGGGCCAAGGCCTTGTTTGCGGAGATTCTGCAAGAGGTGGCCGCAGAAGGATTGGATGATATTTTACTTGCCCCGGAAACTATGGGTAAAATCAATCAGATGGGTTCCTTGGAGGAAGTGTTAGAGTTATGTGAGCTGGCGCCCCAGGTGGTTCCTTGCGTGGATTTTGGTCACTTAAATGCGGTAACTCAGGGTAGCCTAACAACTAAGGAAAGCTACGCAGAGATTTTGGATAAGATAGCCTCGGCATTGGGACAGGACGCCTTAACCCATTTGCATATCCACTTTAGCCCTATCGAATTTACCAAGGCGGGGGAAAAGAAGCACTGGACACTAAAGGAGGCTCATCTCTATGGTCCCCCCTTTGAACCTCTGGCTGAGCTTCTTTGGGAAAGAAAATTGGAACCGGTAATTATCTGTGAATCCGCTGGCACCCAGGCCGAAGATGCCCTGGTTTTTAAACAAATGTATGAAGCTGTCAGAGGAAGGTAG
- a CDS encoding pyruvoyl-dependent arginine decarboxylase produces MLPTPKKYFVTAASSEGRSELTAFDNALLKARIGNVNLIRVSSILPPGCQHDPELKLPEGSLVPTAYGYIISDKPGEIISACVGVGVNASDTFGVIMEFSGKCSKQVAEENIRNMVQEAFEARGMELKEVKIASVEHRVEKIGCALAAVPLWY; encoded by the coding sequence ATGCTACCTACTCCCAAGAAATATTTCGTAACCGCCGCCTCCTCTGAAGGGAGAAGCGAATTAACAGCATTTGACAACGCATTATTAAAAGCACGCATTGGTAATGTAAACCTGATAAGAGTTTCCAGTATTCTCCCTCCAGGCTGTCAGCACGATCCGGAGCTTAAATTACCGGAGGGATCTTTGGTGCCCACAGCCTATGGCTATATTATCAGTGACAAACCCGGAGAAATAATCTCTGCCTGTGTAGGTGTAGGGGTTAACGCCAGTGATACCTTTGGGGTAATTATGGAGTTTTCGGGTAAATGCAGCAAACAAGTGGCTGAGGAAAATATTCGCAACATGGTACAAGAGGCCTTTGAGGCGCGTGGTATGGAATTAAAAGAGGTGAAAATTGCCTCTGTGGAGCATAGGGTAGAAAAGATCGGCTGTGCTCTGGCCGCAGTTCCCCTTTGGTATTAA
- the speE gene encoding polyamine aminopropyltransferase encodes MELWYTERGIVPGLGLSVQVTKVLHEEQTEFQHLAIVDTKIFGRMLWLDNIIMTSIKDEFVYHEMISHVALNTHPNPKKVLVIGGGDGGVIREVIKHPSVEKAILVEIDRRVVETSKQYLPEIACGLDDPRVEVLFEDGIKYAQEHKNEFDIIITDSTDPIGPAVGLFEGSFYKSCYEALKEDGIFVAQTESPYHDAELIPKIQKNIRSLYPITKVYLAHIPTYPGGCWTFTMGSKKYDPEAVDLSNKPTFDTRYYNHEIHKAAFVLPNFVRELINK; translated from the coding sequence ATGGAATTATGGTATACAGAGAGAGGTATTGTACCTGGGCTGGGATTAAGCGTGCAAGTTACTAAGGTATTGCATGAGGAACAAACTGAATTCCAGCATCTAGCCATTGTGGATACCAAAATCTTTGGTCGTATGCTTTGGTTGGACAACATTATTATGACTAGCATTAAAGATGAATTTGTTTACCATGAAATGATTAGCCATGTGGCATTAAATACACACCCCAATCCCAAGAAGGTCCTGGTTATTGGTGGTGGTGATGGTGGCGTGATTCGGGAAGTTATTAAACACCCCAGCGTTGAAAAGGCTATTCTGGTGGAAATTGACCGTCGGGTGGTGGAAACCAGCAAGCAATACCTGCCCGAAATCGCCTGCGGTTTAGACGATCCAAGGGTGGAAGTGCTCTTTGAGGATGGCATTAAATATGCACAAGAACACAAAAACGAATTTGACATTATTATCACCGATTCAACCGACCCCATTGGTCCTGCGGTAGGTTTATTTGAAGGTAGCTTCTATAAGAGTTGTTATGAAGCTCTGAAGGAAGATGGTATCTTTGTGGCGCAAACCGAATCACCCTACCATGACGCAGAGTTGATACCTAAGATACAGAAAAATATCCGTTCCCTGTATCCTATTACTAAGGTCTATCTGGCTCATATTCCCACCTATCCTGGTGGCTGCTGGACCTTTACCATGGGTTCTAAAAAGTATGACCCGGAAGCAGTGGACTTAAGTAACAAACCTACCTTCGACACTCGTTACTATAACCACGAAATACACAAGGCTGCCTTTGTGTTGCCCAATTTCGTGCGGGAATTAATTAATAAGTAA
- the speB gene encoding agmatinase: MFHLLDQYAGFIGSSPDYQSSRLVLVGAPMDFTVSFRAGTRQGPQSIRQVSVGLEEYSVMLDRDLADYTYYDAGDIVLPFGHVAESLARIGMVVEQILRDDKFPLVLGGEHLISLPVIQQVAAKYPGLKLLHFDAHADLREDYMGQTLSHASVIRRAVDLVGGRNVYQFGIRSGAREEFAFAKQNTNLFVGKVLEPLKKVLPELAGHPVHITLDIDVVDPAYAPGTGTAEPGGCSAAEILEAIYLMKDLNVVGFDLVEISPVYDHSERTAILGSKLVREAILAFGPKDCKEQG; this comes from the coding sequence ATGTTCCACCTGCTGGATCAATATGCTGGTTTTATCGGCAGTTCCCCGGATTACCAAAGCTCTCGTTTGGTATTGGTGGGAGCACCCATGGATTTTACCGTCAGTTTTCGAGCTGGTACCCGCCAGGGACCACAAAGCATTAGACAGGTATCTGTTGGCCTGGAAGAATACAGCGTTATGCTGGATCGTGACTTGGCCGATTATACCTATTACGATGCTGGGGATATAGTTCTTCCCTTTGGCCATGTAGCTGAAAGTCTGGCGAGAATTGGTATGGTGGTAGAACAAATTCTAAGGGACGATAAATTCCCATTGGTCTTGGGCGGTGAGCATCTTATTAGTTTGCCCGTGATCCAGCAGGTGGCAGCCAAATACCCCGGGTTAAAACTGCTGCACTTTGATGCCCATGCAGATTTAAGGGAGGATTACATGGGACAAACCCTGTCCCATGCCTCCGTTATTAGGCGGGCAGTGGACTTGGTGGGTGGCCGCAATGTTTACCAATTTGGTATTCGCTCCGGCGCTAGGGAAGAATTTGCCTTTGCCAAACAAAATACCAACCTGTTTGTGGGCAAGGTATTGGAACCACTCAAAAAAGTATTGCCGGAATTGGCCGGGCATCCGGTACATATTACCCTGGATATAGATGTGGTGGACCCGGCCTACGCACCTGGTACCGGCACTGCCGAACCGGGAGGTTGTTCAGCGGCAGAGATTTTGGAAGCTATTTATTTAATGAAGGATCTTAATGTTGTAGGCTTTGACCTGGTGGAAATCAGCCCCGTTTATGATCATTCCGAAAGAACAGCGATTTTAGGTTCTAAACTGGTGCGGGAGGCAATTTTGGCCTTTGGACCCAAGGACTGTAAAGAACAAGGCTAA
- a CDS encoding 4Fe-4S binding protein: MKNTLIFNRYRKQALTWVALPAVIVTGWVYPPAGFLLLLCMLGAVGLSFFSGRSWCDWMCPRGAFFDLFFQKPGLGKTVPTWLRSSKLRYFMLVLIFVVLGTQLYLSWGDLNGMGMAFVRLLTITTMVGIVLALLVHPRSWCHICPMGTLASLLGKGKKPLYISTKCTSCNLCTKACPMGLTPHAGKEDGVLTDSDCIKCGSCTVTCNRKALAFHQDAA, from the coding sequence ATGAAAAACACATTAATTTTTAATCGCTACCGTAAACAAGCACTTACCTGGGTAGCACTACCCGCTGTCATTGTCACCGGCTGGGTTTATCCCCCGGCAGGCTTTTTGCTTTTGCTTTGTATGTTAGGTGCAGTTGGTCTATCCTTCTTTAGCGGTAGATCCTGGTGCGATTGGATGTGTCCTCGGGGTGCATTTTTTGATCTCTTTTTCCAAAAACCCGGCCTAGGAAAGACAGTGCCTACCTGGTTACGTTCCTCTAAGCTCCGATATTTTATGCTAGTTCTTATTTTTGTGGTGCTTGGCACGCAACTTTATTTATCCTGGGGAGATTTAAACGGTATGGGTATGGCCTTCGTGCGCCTACTGACCATTACCACCATGGTGGGCATTGTTTTAGCCCTGCTGGTGCACCCCAGAAGCTGGTGCCATATTTGTCCCATGGGTACCTTAGCCAGTTTGCTTGGCAAGGGCAAAAAACCGCTGTATATTAGCACTAAATGCACCAGTTGTAATTTATGTACAAAAGCCTGCCCCATGGGTCTAACTCCCCACGCAGGTAAAGAAGATGGTGTTTTAACTGACTCCGACTGTATTAAATGCGGTAGTTGCACCGTAACCTGCAATCGAAAAGCTTTAGCTTTTCATCAAGATGCCGCCTAG